CGCGGCACGCCAAGCCCCGCCCCGGCACGATTCGATGATGCGCTTGGCAAGGCGCTGACCGACCATCGCGTTTCCGCGGCCGTGCTCATGGCCGGATGCGCATTGTTGCGCAGGAGCAAGGCGGTTACGCCCTGTTTTGCCGCACGCATGGCAAGGCGTCGGCTCGCGGTGAAGTCATAGCTTCGGTCACGCTCCGGCAACACGCCGATCACAGCGCTGAGCGCCGGATGCCCTAGTCCTTCCTCCAGGGCCCAGAGGATATCGATCCCCTTGCTCGCCTCGATCTGGATCAGATGGGCAGGATCAAGGCCAAGCGCAGTAAGGCCAAGCGGGTAAGGCGCTCCCCCACGCCTTCCGCGATCCACGGGTTGTACCCAGAGGACGAAGCCCGACCGCAGGCGCGCAATTTGTGCCAAAAGGCAGGCGCCGAAGCCGATGCCGGCGGCGAAATCGTTAGGTGCCGCCGGTACGATCTCATGCAGCGCACCGGTGGAAATACCTTCATCGGCAAATGCGGCGTCCAGCCTATCGGGGCCCAGAGACAGCACTGGGCGTCCTGTCGGCGACAGGCGTTCCTGAGTGGCGATGCGTTGGCGCAGTGTATCTATGCTATGAAGGACGTTCATGATCTGAATTCGGCCTTGGCGTTACGACAAGCCGTCGGACGCGATATCATGTCCGGGACGTAAGGCGACGGAGGGATGGCTGCTTACCTGACGTGCCCGCGCCCTGAGCCAGTCTTCGAGCCGCTTTCCCTGCACCGCTCGCGAAACAGATAGGCCAGAGGATGCGCAGATAGGGGAAAACGGGCATGAGGAGGAGGATGCATGCCCACAGCAGGTCTTTCCCAGCTGCTTCATCAGCACATAGTGCCGCGTCATATCCGCAGCACCCCATTCATCCGGCGCCAGATGATCGAGCATCCGCGCGGCGTGCGCCGGATCCGCTCTTTCAGGGATCAGTCCCAGGCAGAGTGCGGCACGCCAATGGGCCGTATCGACAACAAGCGCGCGTCTTTGCAGCGTGCTGAGATTGAGCGTGGCCGCACTGGTCTTGGGCCCGACGCCATAAAGGTTTTCCAGCCAGTCAATCGCGGTCCCGACCGGCCATTCGGCCAAGAAATCAAGTGTCAGCCTGCCGCGTCGGGCGATGATTCCTCGAACTGCGCGGGGAAGGGCGATCGCCTTGCGCTCCGGACGGGTAACGTCATAAAGCACGGGTTCGATCTCATCCGGAGACATCCGGGCCAGCATCTCCCACCGGCCGCAATGCTGCGCCAACCGCAAGAATGCAGGTCCAGAGATTTCGTCGCGCGTCTGGGCACTGATGATTGCCAGCACCATCTGGCTGACCGGATCAAGCCGCATATGTTCCGGTGGGGTTCCGAATGCCTCGATCAGGCATTGGTGAACCGCTGCAAGCCGGTTGAATGACGCAAAGGGCAGGCTGTATTGCATGTCCTTAGATTAAGAACAAAACAGGAACATTGCAATGATTCGGAGTCGGCACGCTTTTCCCTGACGTTCAAGGGTATGCGATTCTGGCGGAAGCGAGGGGGTCCGTTTCCTAAGGTGCTGCGATCATCCCGAGTATCGAAAGCTCGATCCCGATCCGGCGCGTCAAGTCGGTGCCAGGCAGCCGTGACGCCTGTCGCCGATTATTGAACCCAACCGGGCAGTTTCGATGCCTGTTTGATCCAGCTCGCCACGAGCTCCTCGTCGATCTGGTCTCCCTCGTAGATGTGGAAGTAGCGCACCTCCTCCTGCTTGGATTCGACAGGGGGTAGCGGATGCAGTGCGGCACCTTGGAAAAACGCCACCTTGATGTATTTCGTCAGGCAGTGGAACCCGAGGAACCAGCCTTGGCCCTCGGTTCCGTATAGGGGCGAGTTCCATTTGACCGCTTTGCGCA
This region of Paracoccus saliphilus genomic DNA includes:
- a CDS encoding ImuA family protein, which produces MNVLHSIDTLRQRIATQERLSPTGRPVLSLGPDRLDAAFADEGISTGALHEIVPAAPNDFAAGIGFGACLLAQIARLRSGFVLWVQPVDRGRRGGAPYPLGLTALGLDPAHLIQIEASKGIDILWALEEGLGHPALSAVIGVLPERDRSYDFTASRRLAMRAAKQGVTALLLRNNAHPAMSTAAETRWSVSALPSASSNRAGAGLGVPRWRLELTKCKKGTLGHWEVEWHHETLSFRFPAPLADRAPAWAHGTYGGGWAKAS
- a CDS encoding endonuclease III domain-containing protein translates to MQYSLPFASFNRLAAVHQCLIEAFGTPPEHMRLDPVSQMVLAIISAQTRDEISGPAFLRLAQHCGRWEMLARMSPDEIEPVLYDVTRPERKAIALPRAVRGIIARRGRLTLDFLAEWPVGTAIDWLENLYGVGPKTSAATLNLSTLQRRALVVDTAHWRAALCLGLIPERADPAHAARMLDHLAPDEWGAADMTRHYVLMKQLGKTCCGHASSSSCPFSPICASSGLSVSRAVQGKRLEDWLRARARQVSSHPSVALRPGHDIASDGLS
- a CDS encoding DUF1801 domain-containing protein — protein: MVDKPATKAAQTRRKPVASKDKAAATDGKPVLLSGGNPQIAKADGDAPVQAYIAAMPGWKSDVGRRLDELIQRNVPDLRKAVKWNSPLYGTEGQGWFLGFHCLTKYIKVAFFQGAALHPLPPVESKQEEVRYFHIYEGDQIDEELVASWIKQASKLPGWVQ